Proteins encoded within one genomic window of Streptomyces profundus:
- the wrbA gene encoding NAD(P)H:quinone oxidoreductase type IV, which translates to MSAPVKLAVIHYSSTGTVARIARELAEAATKAGAEVRLLKVAELAPAEAIASNEAWAAHAAASADLPVATPGDVEWADAVIFGTPTRFGNVSAQLKQFIDGLGGLWAQGKLADKVYSGFVGTSTLHGGQESTLLALYNSVYHFGGVLVPPGYTDPAKFADGNPYGTSHVDGQGSIPVDDVVVNSARVQAERVLRFARAISADA; encoded by the coding sequence ATGAGCGCTCCCGTGAAGCTCGCCGTCATCCACTACTCCTCGACCGGGACGGTCGCCCGGATCGCGCGGGAGTTGGCCGAGGCGGCGACCAAGGCCGGTGCCGAGGTGCGGCTGCTCAAGGTCGCCGAACTCGCCCCCGCCGAGGCCATCGCCTCCAACGAGGCGTGGGCCGCGCACGCCGCCGCCAGCGCCGATCTCCCGGTGGCCACCCCGGGTGACGTCGAGTGGGCGGACGCCGTGATCTTCGGCACGCCGACCCGGTTCGGCAATGTGTCCGCGCAGCTGAAGCAGTTCATCGACGGGCTGGGCGGCCTGTGGGCGCAGGGCAAGCTCGCCGACAAGGTCTACAGCGGATTCGTCGGCACCAGCACCCTGCACGGCGGCCAGGAGTCCACGCTGCTGGCGCTCTACAACTCGGTCTACCACTTCGGCGGCGTCCTGGTGCCCCCGGGCTACACCGACCCGGCGAAGTTCGCCGACGGGAACCCCTACGGCACCTCCCATGTGGACGGCCAGGGCAGCATCCCGGTCGACGACGTGGTGGTCAACTCCGCCCGGGTGCAGGCGGAGCGGGTGCTGCGCTTCGCGCGCGCGATCAGCGCCGACGCCTGA
- a CDS encoding helix-turn-helix domain-containing protein, which translates to MAEARSGPTVGQIVLGLRLRELRERAGCSFAEAAAALSVNTTTVRRMEKAEVGLKPLYVKALLERYEVPAEESRSFLRLVEEANRPGWWHRFRDVLPDWFSLYVSLEGEASLIRAYEPHCVPGLLQTAGYARALLRTGFPGASDEELERRVALRMERQDLLSRPRAPLLWAVVEEHVLRRRVGTSAEMLQQIDRLIEATQLPNVTLQIMPFSAGPHPGMFGPFQLFRFEIPELPDIIYVESLTGATYLDERPDTVAYLEVLDRMGTQAASAQDTEALLGEIRKELTA; encoded by the coding sequence GTGGCAGAGGCACGGTCCGGGCCGACCGTGGGGCAGATCGTCCTTGGCCTGCGGCTGCGGGAGCTGCGTGAACGGGCGGGCTGTTCCTTCGCCGAGGCCGCGGCGGCGCTGAGCGTCAACACCACGACGGTGCGGCGCATGGAGAAGGCCGAGGTCGGCCTGAAGCCGCTCTATGTGAAGGCGCTGCTCGAACGGTACGAGGTGCCGGCCGAGGAGTCGCGGTCCTTTCTGCGGCTCGTCGAGGAGGCCAACCGGCCGGGCTGGTGGCACCGCTTCCGCGACGTGCTGCCCGACTGGTTCAGCCTCTATGTGAGCCTGGAGGGCGAGGCGAGCCTGATCCGGGCCTACGAACCGCACTGTGTGCCCGGCCTGTTGCAGACCGCGGGCTATGCGCGCGCCCTGCTGCGCACCGGCTTTCCCGGCGCCTCCGACGAGGAGTTGGAGCGCCGGGTGGCGCTGCGGATGGAGCGTCAGGACCTGCTGTCCCGGCCCCGGGCCCCGCTGCTGTGGGCCGTGGTCGAGGAGCATGTGCTGCGGCGTCGCGTCGGAACCTCCGCCGAGATGCTCCAACAGATCGACCGGCTGATCGAGGCGACGCAGCTGCCCAACGTCACCCTCCAGATCATGCCGTTCAGTGCCGGACCCCACCCCGGCATGTTCGGGCCGTTCCAGCTCTTCAGGTTCGAGATCCCGGAACTGCCCGACATCATCTACGTCGAGAGTCTGACCGGGGCGACCTACCTCGACGAACGGCCCGACACCGTGGCCTACCTGGAGGTTCTCGACCGCATGGGTACGCAGGCGGCGTCAGCGCAGGACACCGAGGCCCTCCTCGGTGAGATTCGCAAGGAGCTGACCGCATGA
- a CDS encoding DUF397 domain-containing protein yields MINHIYNGMPARELGSEGWRKPWSGTNGGNCVEALKLADGRVAIRQSTDPDGPALIYTMHEIESFIRGAKRGEADFLFA; encoded by the coding sequence ATGATCAACCACATCTACAACGGAATGCCAGCAAGGGAGCTGGGCAGTGAGGGCTGGCGCAAGCCGTGGAGCGGCACCAACGGCGGGAACTGCGTCGAGGCGCTGAAGCTGGCCGACGGACGGGTGGCGATACGCCAGTCCACGGATCCCGACGGTCCGGCGTTGATCTACACCATGCACGAGATCGAGAGCTTCATCCGAGGCGCCAAGCGCGGTGAGGCCGACTTCCTCTTCGCCTGA
- a CDS encoding ABC transporter permease, with translation MTTPVRESPASAAPGYVPRRTLPLRVEAIRQLRRRRTLVVGLLLVALPPLVAVAFAMGGTPDSAVASLLDTATASGPNFAAVCLYLSAGFLLVVPVALFCGDTVAAEAGWSSLRYLLAAPVPRARLLTAKLLVALAFSAVAMLSLPLVALGVGTAAYGWGPLELPTGGSLPAGEAAGRLGLAVAFVFVGQLVTAALAFYLSTVTDAPLGAVGGAIGLTVVGSILDAVTALGGWRELIPAHWQFAWLDALQQGVEWNGMARGAAVSVSYAVILVALAYRHFARKDIVS, from the coding sequence ATGACCACCCCCGTCCGCGAGAGTCCCGCGTCCGCCGCTCCCGGCTATGTCCCGCGCCGCACCCTGCCGTTGCGGGTGGAGGCGATCCGGCAGCTGCGCCGGCGCCGCACCCTGGTCGTGGGCCTGCTGCTGGTCGCGCTGCCGCCGCTGGTGGCCGTCGCCTTCGCGATGGGCGGCACGCCGGACTCCGCCGTCGCCTCGCTGCTGGACACCGCGACCGCGTCGGGGCCCAACTTCGCCGCGGTCTGCCTCTATCTCTCGGCCGGCTTTCTGCTGGTCGTTCCCGTCGCGCTGTTCTGCGGCGACACGGTCGCCGCCGAGGCCGGCTGGTCGTCGCTGCGCTATCTGCTGGCCGCGCCGGTGCCGCGCGCGCGGCTGCTGACCGCCAAGCTGCTGGTCGCGCTGGCGTTCTCGGCCGTGGCGATGCTGTCGCTGCCGCTGGTCGCGCTGGGCGTGGGCACCGCCGCCTACGGCTGGGGCCCGTTGGAGCTGCCCACCGGCGGCTCGCTGCCGGCCGGCGAGGCGGCGGGGCGGCTCGGCCTCGCCGTGGCCTTCGTCTTCGTCGGCCAACTGGTCACCGCCGCCCTGGCGTTCTACCTCTCGACGGTGACGGACGCCCCGCTGGGCGCGGTGGGCGGAGCCATCGGGCTGACCGTCGTCGGCTCCATCCTGGACGCCGTCACCGCGCTCGGCGGCTGGCGCGAACTCATCCCGGCGCACTGGCAGTTCGCCTGGCTGGACGCGCTGCAACAGGGGGTGGAGTGGAACGGCATGGCGCGCGGTGCGGCCGTCTCCGTCTCCTATGCGGTGATCCTGGTGGCCCTGGCCTACCGCCACTTCGCGCGCAAGGACATCGTCTCCTGA
- a CDS encoding S8 family peptidase, whose protein sequence is MDKTRKPTRLLLGTGVATAAVLALTGAVLPAAAHASDTPTGVIANAGAENVVPGSYLVTLNSAEITTNVERTADSLAETHGLEVTQVYQHALEGFAFEATEAEALELAADPAVAEVTQDQVVHASATQSNPPSWGLDRIDQASLPLDNSYTYPDHAGEGVTVYVVDTGVRYSHQDFGGRASFGFDAYGGDGSDGQGHGTHVAGTAAGTAYGVAKEADIVSVRVLDNNGSGTIAAVVAGVDWVTGDADGPSVANMSLGGAANSTLDAAVENSVASGVTYAVAAGNEYGTDASTRSPARVQTAITVGSTTSTDAISPFSNVGSVVDLFAPGSSITSAWHTSDTAENTISGTSMAAPHVAGGAALFLAENPDATPAEVEAALTGSAVADAITGIPGSTANLLLNVSGDGTGPGNPPAGERFESTSPVAIVDNSTISSDIEVSDVGELSGAFEVEVDITHTWVGDLTVSLTSPEGASYLLRERSGGSADDIQATYRVAGAGVDADGTWTLEVTDSATLDQGTLNAWALQF, encoded by the coding sequence ATGGACAAGACGCGTAAGCCGACGCGACTCCTCCTGGGAACCGGCGTGGCCACCGCCGCCGTGCTGGCCCTCACCGGCGCGGTGCTGCCAGCCGCCGCCCACGCCAGCGACACCCCCACCGGGGTGATCGCCAACGCGGGCGCCGAAAACGTCGTCCCCGGCAGCTACCTCGTCACGCTGAACAGCGCGGAGATCACCACCAACGTCGAGCGGACGGCCGACTCGCTGGCCGAGACCCACGGGCTGGAGGTGACCCAGGTCTACCAGCACGCGCTGGAGGGCTTCGCCTTCGAGGCGACCGAGGCCGAGGCGCTGGAACTGGCCGCCGACCCGGCGGTCGCCGAGGTCACCCAGGACCAGGTGGTGCACGCCAGCGCCACCCAGAGCAACCCCCCGTCCTGGGGCCTGGACCGGATCGACCAGGCATCGCTGCCGCTGGACAACTCCTACACCTACCCGGACCACGCGGGTGAGGGCGTCACCGTGTACGTCGTCGACACCGGCGTCCGGTACAGCCACCAGGACTTCGGCGGTCGCGCGTCCTTCGGCTTCGACGCGTACGGCGGCGACGGCAGCGACGGGCAGGGCCACGGCACGCATGTCGCCGGCACCGCCGCGGGCACGGCCTACGGTGTCGCGAAGGAAGCCGACATCGTCTCCGTCCGGGTGCTCGACAACAACGGCTCCGGGACCATCGCCGCCGTGGTCGCCGGCGTGGACTGGGTGACCGGCGACGCCGACGGCCCGTCCGTGGCCAACATGAGCCTGGGTGGCGCCGCCAACTCCACGCTGGACGCCGCGGTCGAGAACTCCGTCGCCTCCGGCGTCACCTACGCCGTCGCCGCCGGCAACGAGTACGGCACCGACGCCTCCACCCGCTCCCCGGCCCGGGTCCAGACCGCCATCACGGTCGGCTCGACCACCAGCACGGACGCCATCTCGCCGTTCTCCAACGTCGGCTCCGTGGTGGACCTGTTCGCGCCCGGCAGCAGCATCACCTCGGCGTGGCACACCAGTGACACCGCCGAGAACACCATCTCCGGCACCTCGATGGCCGCCCCGCACGTGGCCGGCGGCGCCGCGCTCTTCCTGGCCGAGAACCCGGACGCCACCCCGGCCGAGGTGGAGGCGGCGCTGACCGGCTCGGCCGTGGCCGACGCCATCACCGGCATCCCCGGGAGCACCGCCAACCTGCTGCTCAACGTGAGCGGCGACGGCACCGGCCCGGGCAACCCCCCGGCCGGTGAGCGTTTCGAGAGCACCAGCCCGGTCGCCATCGTCGACAACAGCACGATCTCCTCGGACATCGAGGTCAGCGACGTCGGCGAGCTGTCCGGCGCCTTCGAGGTCGAGGTCGACATCACCCACACCTGGGTCGGCGACCTGACCGTCAGCCTGACCAGCCCCGAGGGCGCCTCCTACCTCCTGCGGGAGCGCAGCGGCGGCAGCGCGGACGACATCCAGGCCACCTACCGGGTCGCCGGTGCCGGCGTCGACGCCGACGGCACCTGGACCCTTGAGGTGACCGACAGCGCCACCCTGGACCAGGGCACCCTCAACGCCTGGGCGCTCCAGTTCTGA
- a CDS encoding ATP-binding protein, which produces MTPSPLPTPEIRSAPSPGESFALPARDTSVATARHRTRVQLYGWGLSPSTSDTAQLIVSELVTNAILHTHSSQVRCLLWSTGQLLRIEVADEGSGPIPRRAASCQRRPGDDQEHGRGLLLLDALAARWGVISPDQRAGCTVWAELPAR; this is translated from the coding sequence GTGACGCCGTCCCCCCTCCCCACACCGGAGATACGCTCCGCCCCCTCGCCGGGCGAGAGCTTCGCGCTGCCCGCGCGGGACACCTCCGTGGCAACGGCCCGCCACCGCACGCGGGTCCAACTCTACGGCTGGGGTCTGTCGCCCTCGACGTCGGACACCGCGCAGCTCATCGTCTCCGAGCTGGTCACCAACGCCATTCTGCACACGCACAGTAGCCAGGTCCGCTGTCTCCTGTGGTCCACCGGCCAACTCCTGCGGATCGAGGTCGCCGACGAGGGCTCCGGGCCGATCCCCCGCCGGGCGGCGTCGTGCCAGCGGCGCCCTGGCGACGACCAGGAGCACGGCCGGGGACTGCTGCTGCTGGACGCCCTCGCGGCGCGTTGGGGCGTGATCTCCCCCGACCAGCGCGCCGGTTGTACGGTCTGGGCCGAGCTGCCCGCGCGCTGA
- a CDS encoding MDR family MFS transporter: MTHAEIMRALSGLLLGMFAAILSSTIVTNALPRILSDLHGGQSAFTWVVTATLLAMTASMPLWGKLADLFDKKLLIQIALSIYVIGSMIAGLSQSPEMLIALRVVQGLGVGGLIGLSQIILAAMIPPRERGRYSGYLGATFAAATVSGPLVGGVITDTSWLGWRWCFYIGVPFALAALVVLHRTLKLPTVRRPGVRIDWTGALLVSASVSLLLIWVTLAGDSYDWASWQSFAMVGGAVALGGLFVFVETRAAEPIIPLRLFRDRTIALSSGVSLLVGVAMLSGTVFFSQYFQLARGESATMSGVMTIPMIIGMTAASTVSGWLITRTGRWKHWLVSGGVLLTAGCGLLGTIRHDTPYWQVAVYMVLLGLGVGMTMQNLVLAAQNVVGPRDLGAASSMVAFFRTFGGAIGVAVLGALLASRVTSYSSGPLTDLGVDGGGGGAIPDMAALPDAVRGVLENAYGHGVADIFLFAAPTALASLLLTFFIREVALRTRTDGPR; this comes from the coding sequence ATGACGCACGCGGAGATCATGCGCGCCCTCTCCGGGCTGCTGCTCGGCATGTTCGCCGCGATCCTCTCCTCAACCATCGTCACCAACGCCTTGCCGCGCATCCTTTCGGATCTGCACGGCGGCCAGTCCGCCTTCACCTGGGTCGTGACGGCCACGCTGCTGGCGATGACCGCCTCCATGCCGCTCTGGGGCAAGCTCGCCGACCTCTTCGACAAGAAGCTACTGATCCAGATCGCCCTGAGCATCTATGTGATCGGCTCCATGATCGCCGGTCTCTCGCAGAGCCCCGAGATGCTGATCGCCCTGCGAGTGGTCCAGGGCCTGGGCGTCGGCGGGCTGATCGGGCTCTCGCAGATCATCCTCGCGGCGATGATCCCGCCCAGGGAACGAGGCCGCTACAGCGGCTACCTGGGCGCGACGTTCGCCGCGGCGACGGTCAGCGGTCCGCTGGTCGGCGGCGTGATCACCGACACCTCCTGGCTCGGCTGGCGCTGGTGCTTCTACATCGGGGTCCCGTTCGCGCTGGCCGCGCTGGTGGTGCTGCACCGCACGCTCAAGCTGCCCACCGTGCGCCGCCCGGGGGTGCGCATCGACTGGACCGGCGCCCTGCTGGTCAGCGCCTCGGTCTCGTTGCTGCTGATCTGGGTGACCCTGGCGGGCGACTCCTACGACTGGGCGTCCTGGCAGAGCTTCGCCATGGTCGGCGGGGCGGTGGCGCTGGGCGGCCTCTTCGTGTTCGTCGAGACGAGGGCCGCCGAGCCGATCATTCCGCTGCGGCTCTTCCGGGACCGCACCATCGCGCTCTCGTCCGGCGTCTCCCTGCTGGTGGGCGTGGCCATGCTCAGCGGCACGGTGTTCTTCAGCCAGTACTTCCAGCTGGCTCGCGGCGAGAGCGCCACCATGTCGGGCGTGATGACCATCCCCATGATCATCGGGATGACGGCGGCTTCGACGGTGTCGGGCTGGCTGATCACCCGCACCGGGCGCTGGAAGCACTGGCTGGTGTCGGGCGGCGTGCTGCTGACGGCCGGCTGCGGGCTGCTCGGCACCATCCGGCACGACACCCCGTACTGGCAGGTCGCGGTCTACATGGTGCTGCTGGGCCTCGGCGTCGGAATGACCATGCAGAACCTGGTGCTGGCGGCGCAGAACGTGGTGGGGCCGAGGGACCTCGGCGCCGCCAGCTCGATGGTGGCCTTCTTCCGCACCTTCGGGGGCGCGATAGGCGTCGCGGTGCTGGGGGCCCTGCTGGCGAGCCGGGTGACCAGCTACTCCAGCGGCCCGCTGACCGACCTCGGCGTGGACGGCGGGGGCGGCGGCGCGATCCCCGACATGGCGGCCCTGCCGGACGCGGTGCGCGGCGTGCTGGAGAACGCGTACGGGCACGGGGTCGCCGACATCTTCCTGTTCGCGGCGCCCACCGCGCTGGCCTCGCTGCTGCTCACCTTCTTCATCCGGGAGGTCGCGCTGCGCACCAGGACGGACGGCCCCCGTTGA
- a CDS encoding alpha/beta fold hydrolase has translation MTNLRWLHRLRRPGPILAGLAALALLVGLGTLSLAIASDEPTVRRTDQTLTLPQTPGSARTVEIDTSFFVGGDGAPRPAVLLGHGFGGSKVDTRAQAEELAGHGYSVLTWSARGFGDSTGQIGLNDPEREVADVSGLIDWLAERPEVTLDGPGDPRVGMAGASYGGAIALLTAGHDDRVDAIAPAITYWNLADALFPQGVFKQLWAGILFTTGATDPGVGSPPDETTENPGCGRFTEEMCALYQRVAVAGSADQEALDLLTAHSPAAVADRIDVPTLILQGQHDSLFPLDQADAMAAAIEENGAPVAVEWIWAGHDGGVSEAERTDRRIVDWFDRYLHDDTGVDTGPPFRVTRITGIDTTNGDTLLRGATSDSYPGLSGPSRTVELLGEPQTFVNPPGGAPAAVSSVPGLGGLSQLSGLGFGPAIDFPGQYARFDSLPLIETTRVTGAPSVRLTVTSDTPSAVLFGKLYDVSPDGETQSLPAQLVTPLRIDDADTGPTVTFQLPAIDYPFEAGHRLRLVISSTDIGYASPVETARHTVALADPGLTLPTAPDVATAPVALPWWVPGLPLIALAIGLAVVFVRRRAPAGSRAFDPALAEVPLSIEGLSKRYARSSDRYAVRDLTFRVERGQVLGLLGPNGAGKTTTLRMLMGLITPDAGAIRIFGRLVGPGAPVLSRVGAFVEGAGFLPHLTGRANLDLYWRATGRPAEDARIEEALEIADLGTALDRAVRTYSQGMRQRLAIAQAMLGLPDLLILDEPTNGLDPPQIRAMREVMIRYAAGGRTVIVSSHLLAEVEQTCGHLVVMDKGRLLQSGPVAEIVGSGDTVLVSTGGPVTDEALATFRALPGVDAATPVEDGVLVRLDGIGPDVLLTELVRAGVPVHGLTPHRRLEDAFLTLIGGA, from the coding sequence GTGACGAACCTCCGATGGCTTCACCGGCTCCGACGGCCGGGGCCGATCCTGGCCGGACTGGCCGCGCTCGCCCTCCTCGTCGGGCTCGGCACCCTCAGCCTCGCCATCGCCTCGGACGAGCCGACCGTCCGCCGCACCGACCAGACGCTCACCCTGCCCCAGACCCCCGGCTCCGCACGCACCGTGGAGATCGACACCTCGTTCTTCGTCGGCGGGGACGGGGCGCCGCGCCCCGCCGTGCTGCTCGGGCACGGCTTCGGCGGCAGCAAGGTGGACACCCGGGCCCAGGCCGAGGAGCTGGCCGGGCACGGCTACTCCGTGCTGACCTGGTCGGCGCGCGGCTTCGGCGACTCAACCGGCCAGATCGGCCTCAACGACCCCGAGCGTGAGGTGGCCGACGTCTCCGGGCTCATCGACTGGCTGGCCGAGCGCCCCGAGGTCACCCTCGACGGCCCCGGCGACCCCCGCGTCGGCATGGCGGGCGCCTCCTACGGCGGCGCCATCGCGCTGCTGACGGCCGGACACGACGACCGCGTCGACGCCATCGCCCCCGCCATCACCTACTGGAACCTCGCCGACGCGCTCTTCCCCCAGGGCGTCTTCAAACAGCTCTGGGCCGGCATCCTCTTCACCACGGGCGCCACCGACCCGGGTGTCGGCTCGCCACCCGACGAGACCACGGAGAACCCCGGCTGCGGGCGCTTCACCGAGGAGATGTGCGCGCTCTACCAGCGGGTCGCCGTCGCCGGCAGCGCCGACCAGGAGGCGCTCGACCTCCTCACCGCGCACAGCCCCGCCGCCGTGGCCGACCGGATCGACGTGCCCACGCTGATCCTCCAGGGACAGCACGACTCGCTCTTCCCTCTCGACCAGGCCGACGCCATGGCCGCCGCCATCGAGGAGAACGGCGCCCCCGTCGCCGTCGAGTGGATCTGGGCCGGGCACGACGGCGGCGTCTCCGAGGCGGAGCGCACCGACCGCCGGATCGTCGACTGGTTCGACCGCTACCTCCACGACGACACGGGCGTGGACACCGGGCCGCCGTTCCGGGTGACCCGCATCACCGGGATCGACACCACCAACGGAGACACCCTGCTGCGCGGTGCCACCAGCGACAGCTACCCGGGTCTTTCGGGACCGTCGCGCACGGTCGAGCTGCTGGGCGAGCCCCAGACCTTCGTCAACCCGCCTGGCGGCGCGCCGGCCGCCGTCTCGTCGGTGCCGGGGCTCGGCGGGCTCAGCCAGCTCTCCGGGTTGGGCTTCGGCCCCGCCATCGACTTCCCCGGCCAGTACGCGCGCTTCGACTCCCTGCCGCTGATCGAGACCACCCGCGTCACGGGGGCGCCCTCCGTGCGGCTCACCGTCACCTCCGACACCCCGTCGGCGGTGCTCTTCGGCAAGCTCTACGACGTGTCGCCGGACGGCGAGACCCAGTCGCTGCCCGCCCAACTCGTCACCCCGCTGCGGATCGACGACGCGGACACAGGGCCCACCGTCACCTTCCAACTGCCCGCCATCGACTACCCGTTCGAAGCCGGGCACCGGCTGCGCCTGGTGATCTCCAGCACCGACATCGGCTACGCCTCCCCGGTGGAGACCGCGCGCCACACCGTCGCGCTGGCCGACCCCGGGCTCACCCTGCCGACCGCGCCCGATGTCGCCACCGCGCCCGTCGCGCTGCCCTGGTGGGTCCCGGGGCTGCCGCTGATCGCCCTGGCCATCGGCCTCGCCGTGGTGTTCGTCCGCCGCCGCGCCCCGGCCGGGAGCCGGGCCTTCGATCCCGCGCTCGCCGAAGTGCCGCTCTCCATCGAGGGGTTGAGCAAGCGGTACGCCCGCTCCAGCGACCGCTACGCGGTGCGCGACCTCACGTTCCGGGTGGAGCGCGGGCAGGTGCTCGGACTGCTCGGCCCCAACGGCGCGGGCAAGACCACCACCCTGCGGATGCTGATGGGGCTCATCACCCCGGACGCCGGCGCGATCCGGATCTTCGGCCGGCTCGTCGGGCCAGGGGCTCCCGTCCTCTCCCGGGTCGGCGCCTTCGTCGAGGGCGCCGGCTTCCTGCCCCATCTGACCGGCCGCGCCAACCTCGACCTCTACTGGCGCGCCACCGGCCGCCCGGCCGAGGACGCGCGGATCGAGGAGGCGCTGGAGATCGCCGACCTGGGCACCGCCCTGGACCGCGCGGTCCGCACCTACTCGCAGGGCATGCGCCAGCGCCTCGCCATCGCCCAGGCCATGCTGGGCCTCCCCGACCTGCTGATCCTCGACGAGCCGACCAACGGCCTCGACCCGCCACAGATCCGCGCCATGCGCGAGGTGATGATCCGCTACGCCGCCGGCGGGCGCACCGTGATCGTCTCCAGCCACCTGTTGGCCGAGGTCGAGCAGACCTGTGGGCATCTGGTCGTGATGGACAAGGGGCGCCTCCTTCAGTCGGGTCCGGTCGCCGAGATCGTGGGCTCGGGCGACACCGTGCTGGTGAGCACCGGCGGGCCCGTGACCGACGAGGCGCTGGCCACCTTCCGGGCGCTGCCCGGCGTGGACGCCGCCACCCCGGTCGAGGACGGGGTGCTGGTCCGGCTCGACGGCATCGGCCCCGACGTCCTCCTGACCGAACTGGTCCGCGCCGGCGTCCCGGTGCACGGCCTGACGCCGCACCGGCGCCTGGAAGACGCCTTCCTCACCCTGATCGGCGGTGCCTGA
- a CDS encoding sporulation protein produces the protein MVFKRLLGKLGVGGPSVDTVLHRELVLPGDTLSGDVLVRGGTMDVEITELTLDLVARVESEAGDEERQGDVRFHRVVVGGGFRLAEAEEFSVPFSFPLPWETPITEVFGQPLGFPLGVRTELAVAGAVDQGDLDRLLIRPLPVQEAVLDAFGQLGFGFRSSDLELGQIRDSGQTLPFYQEIELTPGPNHAHAMSEIEVSFLANPGGLTVVLEVDRRGGLFGGGGDAVNRFSVAHEDVGQADFTALVDSWLRQMTAGGHGGFGGGHGQHGYGGGHEGHEGHGGGGGLGIGGVVAGVAAGVVGGFVAAEIIDEIGDAFEGDDD, from the coding sequence ATGGTGTTCAAGCGGTTGCTCGGCAAGCTGGGCGTGGGTGGCCCCTCGGTGGACACGGTGCTGCACCGGGAGCTGGTGCTCCCGGGCGACACCCTCTCCGGCGACGTGCTGGTGCGCGGCGGCACGATGGACGTCGAGATCACCGAGCTGACGCTGGATCTGGTCGCCCGGGTGGAGTCCGAGGCCGGGGACGAGGAGCGGCAGGGCGACGTCAGGTTCCATCGGGTCGTGGTGGGCGGCGGCTTCCGCCTGGCCGAGGCGGAGGAGTTCTCCGTCCCGTTCTCCTTCCCGCTGCCCTGGGAGACGCCGATCACCGAGGTCTTCGGCCAGCCGCTCGGCTTCCCGTTGGGCGTGCGCACCGAGCTCGCCGTCGCCGGCGCGGTGGACCAGGGCGATCTCGACCGGCTGCTGATCCGACCGCTGCCGGTGCAGGAGGCGGTGCTGGACGCCTTCGGCCAGTTGGGGTTCGGGTTCCGTTCGTCCGATCTTGAGCTGGGCCAGATCCGGGACAGCGGGCAGACGCTGCCGTTCTACCAGGAGATCGAGCTGACCCCGGGGCCGAACCACGCGCACGCGATGAGCGAGATCGAGGTGAGCTTCCTGGCCAACCCGGGCGGCCTGACCGTGGTCCTGGAGGTGGACCGGCGCGGTGGGCTCTTCGGGGGCGGCGGCGACGCGGTGAACCGCTTCTCGGTCGCGCACGAGGACGTGGGCCAGGCCGACTTCACCGCGCTGGTCGACTCCTGGCTGCGGCAGATGACGGCGGGGGGCCACGGCGGCTTCGGCGGCGGGCACGGGCAGCACGGCTACGGTGGCGGGCACGAGGGCCACGAGGGCCACGGCGGGGGCGGCGGCCTGGGCATCGGCGGCGTGGTGGCCGGTGTGGCCGCCGGCGTGGTGGGTGGCTTTGTCGCCGCCGAGATCATCGACGAGATCGGCGACGCCTTCGAGGGCGACGACGACTGA